The following are from one region of the Rhodopirellula sp. P2 genome:
- a CDS encoding serine/threonine-protein kinase: MTESQTIGGQAAARRLSMGATMPPAEVPGVRLQRFLGSGAFGQVWVGRDINTGRGVAVKFYLHRGGVNWSLLSREVKNLVQLSADRHVVQVLEVGWDADPPYYVMELIEGGSLEDMLVRRGRLPVAESVDLFRKILIGLNHCHGKGVLHCDIKPANILLAADNEPRLADFGQSRMSHDQTPAMGTLFYMAPEQADFQSSPDARWDVYAAGAILYRMLAGTAPHRDQALLSQLDTAGSLPGRLARYREAIALAPPAAEQLSRRDIDRSLKKILQQCLDVEPESRYSNVQQILDDLHHRDKARSRRPLMLLGIVGPLLLIMATCFFGARSIDLATRTATKELRTEAFGSNQFAARLAAQTLETEIQRYFDLVHEEAQRETFEVLLADLIEGETSKPVLERIASSSSPVDALVREDALAARDILLEHPAQLRLDEYLSERLAQYRQPSEPGKPRQRLATMFVTDRAGTIMTIVYGKSVPREQNSVGRNFAYRTYYTGRKDDYPSTIPMESVQPLRHAHLSSAFQSTATKMWKVAISTPLWLEDGSVVVSGRRETPDRDPDAVFVATINLGDFQLLQRSGSGDKADAANPSQVAVLVEAREGDLRGTVLQHPLMDQLREKRLSFSDKSYQVDGATMDRLLEGGDVDYRDPMAKASVGNGFGGEWIAAMEPVTLPRPTHAAPPVDVTREPEQPRDMDERPLPGSEGQTDLLVLVQYRLSEVLGPVSELRRSLLFEGAFAIASILGMTLFLWWVVRRVSTQDERRAAKEDESPAPQQERIETMTLG; the protein is encoded by the coding sequence ATGACGGAGTCGCAAACGATCGGTGGGCAGGCTGCTGCGCGTCGGTTGTCGATGGGGGCGACGATGCCACCGGCGGAAGTTCCCGGTGTGCGTCTGCAGCGTTTTCTGGGGTCGGGGGCTTTTGGACAAGTTTGGGTGGGGCGTGACATCAACACCGGTCGCGGCGTTGCGGTCAAGTTTTACTTGCACCGCGGCGGTGTGAATTGGTCGCTGCTGTCGCGTGAAGTCAAGAACTTGGTGCAATTGTCAGCTGATCGACACGTCGTGCAGGTCCTGGAAGTCGGCTGGGATGCGGACCCGCCGTACTACGTGATGGAATTGATCGAAGGTGGTTCGCTGGAGGACATGTTGGTCCGGCGAGGGCGATTGCCCGTCGCGGAGTCGGTCGATTTGTTTCGCAAGATTTTGATCGGGCTGAATCATTGCCACGGCAAAGGTGTGCTGCACTGCGACATCAAGCCCGCCAACATTTTGTTGGCTGCTGACAACGAACCGCGTTTGGCTGACTTTGGTCAAAGCCGGATGTCGCACGACCAAACACCCGCCATGGGAACGCTGTTTTACATGGCGCCCGAACAAGCGGATTTTCAATCGTCACCGGATGCGCGATGGGATGTGTACGCGGCGGGAGCGATCTTGTATCGGATGTTGGCAGGGACTGCGCCGCACCGGGACCAAGCCTTGTTGTCTCAGTTGGATACGGCGGGGTCTTTGCCGGGGCGTCTGGCTCGCTATCGCGAGGCGATTGCATTGGCGCCACCTGCGGCGGAGCAGCTTTCGCGGCGGGACATCGACCGTTCGTTGAAAAAAATCTTGCAGCAATGCTTGGACGTCGAGCCGGAATCTCGGTACAGCAATGTTCAACAGATTCTGGATGACCTGCATCACCGCGATAAGGCACGTTCGCGGCGGCCGTTGATGTTGCTGGGGATTGTGGGGCCCTTGTTGCTGATCATGGCGACTTGTTTCTTTGGGGCACGCAGCATTGATTTGGCAACCCGAACCGCGACGAAGGAGCTGCGCACCGAAGCGTTTGGGAGCAACCAATTCGCCGCTCGATTGGCAGCCCAGACGTTGGAAACCGAAATCCAACGTTACTTTGATCTGGTGCACGAGGAGGCTCAGCGAGAAACGTTTGAAGTCTTGTTGGCGGACTTGATCGAAGGAGAAACTTCCAAGCCGGTGTTGGAACGGATTGCGTCTTCGTCCAGTCCCGTCGACGCACTGGTCCGGGAAGATGCTCTCGCAGCACGGGATATCTTGTTGGAACATCCCGCTCAGCTGCGTTTGGATGAGTACTTGTCCGAGCGATTGGCTCAGTACCGCCAGCCCTCCGAGCCAGGCAAGCCTCGTCAGCGATTGGCGACGATGTTTGTGACCGATCGTGCCGGAACGATCATGACGATTGTGTATGGCAAATCGGTTCCGAGAGAGCAGAACAGTGTGGGGCGAAACTTTGCCTACCGAACTTACTACACCGGGCGCAAAGACGATTATCCGTCAACGATCCCAATGGAGTCCGTTCAGCCGCTTCGTCACGCACATTTGAGCTCGGCGTTTCAGAGCACCGCGACGAAAATGTGGAAGGTTGCGATCAGCACTCCGCTCTGGTTGGAGGACGGGAGCGTGGTGGTCAGCGGTCGTCGCGAGACACCGGACCGAGATCCGGACGCAGTGTTCGTGGCAACGATCAATTTGGGTGACTTTCAACTGTTGCAGCGGTCAGGTTCTGGCGACAAAGCGGATGCTGCCAACCCCAGCCAGGTAGCCGTGCTGGTGGAAGCCCGCGAAGGTGATCTTCGTGGGACGGTGTTGCAGCACCCCTTGATGGATCAACTGCGAGAAAAGCGGCTGTCGTTTTCGGACAAGAGTTACCAGGTCGACGGCGCGACGATGGATCGGTTGCTCGAAGGCGGGGATGTCGACTATCGGGATCCGATGGCGAAAGCCTCGGTGGGCAACGGGTTCGGGGGCGAATGGATCGCCGCGATGGAGCCGGTCACTTTGCCTCGACCGACCCATGCTGCACCGCCCGTGGATGTGACTCGCGAACCCGAGCAACCGCGAGACATGGACGAGCGTCCGCTGCCTGGTTCAGAGGGGCAAACCGATTTGCTGGTGCTGGTTCAGTATCGGTTGTCCGAAGTGCTGGGGCCGGTGTCCGAGCTGCGCCGGTCATTGTTGTTCGAAGGAGCGTTTGCGATCGCATCGATCTTGGGCATGACATTGTTTCTGTGGTGGGTCGTTCGTCGAGTGAGCACGCAAGACGAACGGCGTGCCGCCAAAGAAGACGAGTCGCCTGCACCGCAACAAGAACGGATCGAGACGATGACGTTGGGGTAG
- a CDS encoding NAD-dependent epimerase/dehydratase family protein, whose amino-acid sequence MSGEFLFSLMITMTQSQRKILITGGAGNVGGSLACRLAQSSENEVVVVDNLVTGDRSKLPPASATNVRFIKADVNRLEDLSPIMTATRFDAVFHYAALVGVQRTLANPVAVLEDIDGIRNVLSLSKNTGVGRVFYASSSEVYGEPVEMPQHEQTTPLNSRLPYAIIKNLGESYFRSYHQEFGLPFNVFRFFNTYGPKQTTDFVVPKFIAAALAGEDIPVYGDGMQTRTFCFVDDNLDTTTRVLDDPNWACQTINVGSDIEMTIKSLAETVIEMTGSSSKVVHLPPLPEGDMTRRCPDITKMKRILGRELTPLHEGLRKLIDAATQRSSSQVSNG is encoded by the coding sequence TTGTCGGGTGAGTTTCTCTTCTCTTTGATGATCACCATGACGCAGTCGCAACGAAAAATCTTGATCACCGGTGGTGCTGGCAATGTCGGCGGCTCGCTGGCGTGTCGGTTGGCCCAGTCGTCTGAGAACGAAGTCGTCGTCGTCGACAACCTGGTCACGGGCGATCGGTCCAAGTTGCCTCCCGCATCGGCCACGAATGTTCGGTTCATCAAAGCCGACGTGAACCGATTGGAGGATTTGTCCCCGATCATGACGGCCACGCGTTTTGACGCGGTGTTCCACTACGCGGCACTGGTGGGTGTGCAACGGACGCTGGCCAATCCGGTGGCGGTGTTGGAAGACATCGATGGAATCCGCAACGTTTTGTCGCTGTCGAAAAACACGGGGGTTGGTCGCGTGTTTTACGCCAGCAGCAGCGAGGTGTACGGCGAACCGGTGGAGATGCCTCAGCACGAGCAAACGACGCCGCTGAACTCGCGATTGCCCTACGCGATCATCAAGAACTTGGGCGAGTCGTATTTCCGGTCGTATCATCAAGAGTTTGGACTGCCGTTCAATGTGTTTCGGTTCTTCAACACCTATGGGCCAAAGCAAACCACCGACTTTGTGGTGCCAAAATTCATTGCCGCGGCGCTCGCTGGGGAAGACATTCCGGTTTATGGCGACGGGATGCAAACGCGAACATTCTGCTTTGTGGATGACAACCTGGACACGACGACTCGCGTGTTGGACGATCCCAATTGGGCATGTCAAACAATCAATGTCGGCAGCGACATTGAAATGACCATCAAGTCACTGGCAGAAACGGTGATCGAAATGACTGGCAGTTCGTCCAAGGTGGTGCATTTGCCACCGCTTCCCGAGGGTGATATGACGCGTCGTTGCCCAGACATCACCAAAATGAAAAGAATACTTGGCCGCGAGCTCACACCGCTCCACGAGGGGCTGCGCAAGTTGATTGATGCCGCGACTCAACGTTCTTCTTCTCAGGTCAGCAACGGGTGA
- a CDS encoding VWA domain-containing protein, giving the protein MSPSEQVVYEFARASRLDGWWVWAAVVLGLAVAYTACVHYYKRDVGELRRPVRWTLIGLRLVAVTALVFLFFDLVRRTERRVTRPSEVIVMVDTSQSMSLPSGDSIAAPSRVERARELVADSELLESFAEEHRTSVYVFDQATEPRLVQTKFDQETTATEEQSLAEEALVEPVSPFVFFGGFCLAVFVIASLVAFAMGVLGIGSSKSGARRRASVASAETPGSASAIGWSLLIAAITLVVGIVSIGGVYAVHTDRSLSQLIGWEQRSGSDESESETDAESGDPLDGDPQSPTMKAVDWDEVIVAGGAQSRIGDALRSVLVDHDPTTLAGVVVITDGQNNGGASLTSALALARRGEVSVYPVGLGSSQPPTNIRVVDLEVPRRVYPGDKFVVASVLQATGTTPLEVEVELVDALDTGEGNPANEPGSADAVTSLPGGVVLETQRVKLEPDATLTDIRFEIEPQTVGRRRLAVRVVAPAEDRNANDNMQTARYEVVARKLRVLAIAGGPTREYRFVRNLLFRDESVQLDVWLQTGIQGMSQDADELLVRFPETAEELFEYDAVVMFDPDWSAIDSASLELMDRFMTQQAGGLVLVAGPVFHPKISGDRSDPRSNQISAFFPVNLATRGPLLGGGRQGGSEAWPLKFTPESSQAEFLWVADSPEESFEIWNDFGGFYDYVGVKSAKPGAKVYAYFSDPTTEVSGSLPIFMASQFYGAGRVFFQGSGEVWRLRAAGDRYFDSYYTKLIRWVSEGRLLRDSNRGVLLVDSDRAMVGQNITLRAVLVDDQFQPLTEPSVTAKLLAPDGKIKDLKLTPAADSPRGGTYTGNFVATKSGGYEIQLAVGDALDEQLLRQSVQVRLPTSELERPRRADDELLNLASATRGEYVPVDEATSMSDVKATLSEAIVPQSQVTLLAGTPDSAFTLRRNAVLMWLIASVLTFEWVTRRLHRLA; this is encoded by the coding sequence ATGAGTCCTTCAGAACAAGTCGTTTACGAATTCGCCAGAGCCTCACGCTTGGACGGATGGTGGGTTTGGGCTGCTGTGGTTTTGGGGTTGGCCGTGGCTTACACCGCCTGCGTTCACTACTACAAACGCGATGTCGGCGAGCTTCGGCGCCCGGTGCGATGGACGTTGATTGGGTTGCGTTTGGTCGCGGTCACGGCGCTGGTGTTTCTGTTCTTTGACTTGGTTCGGCGGACGGAACGTCGAGTGACTCGTCCCAGTGAAGTCATCGTGATGGTTGACACCAGCCAAAGCATGTCGCTGCCCTCTGGCGATTCCATCGCAGCCCCCTCGCGCGTCGAACGGGCGCGTGAGTTGGTGGCCGATTCGGAGTTGCTGGAATCGTTTGCAGAAGAGCATCGGACCAGCGTTTACGTGTTCGACCAAGCGACCGAGCCTCGTTTGGTGCAGACGAAATTCGATCAAGAAACCACCGCGACCGAGGAACAATCCTTGGCCGAAGAAGCTTTGGTGGAACCGGTCAGTCCCTTTGTTTTCTTTGGCGGTTTTTGTCTGGCCGTTTTCGTGATCGCATCGCTGGTCGCTTTCGCAATGGGAGTGCTGGGGATCGGCAGCTCGAAATCCGGTGCTCGGCGGAGGGCCAGTGTTGCCAGTGCGGAGACTCCCGGTTCGGCGTCGGCGATTGGGTGGTCGTTGTTGATCGCTGCCATCACGTTGGTCGTCGGGATTGTCTCGATCGGTGGTGTCTACGCCGTGCACACCGATCGTTCCTTGTCCCAGTTGATCGGTTGGGAGCAACGATCAGGATCGGATGAATCAGAATCAGAAACGGACGCTGAGTCGGGTGATCCATTGGACGGCGATCCCCAATCGCCAACGATGAAGGCCGTGGATTGGGATGAGGTCATCGTGGCGGGCGGGGCTCAGAGTCGGATTGGCGACGCGTTGCGATCGGTGTTGGTGGATCATGATCCGACAACCCTGGCGGGAGTGGTTGTGATCACCGACGGTCAGAACAACGGCGGGGCTTCGCTCACATCAGCGTTGGCTTTGGCCCGGCGCGGCGAGGTCTCGGTTTATCCGGTCGGCTTGGGCAGCAGTCAGCCGCCAACCAACATTCGCGTGGTCGATTTGGAAGTCCCACGTCGCGTGTATCCCGGTGACAAGTTTGTGGTCGCTTCTGTGTTGCAGGCCACTGGGACCACTCCCTTGGAAGTGGAGGTGGAGTTGGTGGACGCACTGGATACCGGTGAAGGGAACCCTGCCAACGAGCCGGGTTCCGCGGATGCGGTGACCAGTTTGCCCGGCGGTGTGGTGTTGGAAACCCAGCGAGTCAAATTGGAACCCGATGCGACACTCACGGACATTCGCTTTGAGATCGAGCCGCAAACGGTTGGTCGCCGCCGGCTGGCGGTTCGCGTCGTGGCTCCCGCCGAAGATCGCAACGCCAACGACAACATGCAGACCGCTCGCTATGAAGTGGTTGCTCGCAAGTTGCGTGTGTTAGCGATTGCTGGTGGGCCGACCCGGGAATATCGCTTCGTTCGCAACCTGTTGTTCCGCGATGAGTCGGTGCAACTCGATGTGTGGTTGCAAACCGGCATTCAAGGCATGAGCCAAGACGCCGACGAGTTGCTGGTCCGATTCCCAGAAACCGCCGAAGAGTTGTTTGAGTACGACGCGGTGGTGATGTTCGATCCGGATTGGTCGGCGATTGATTCCGCTTCGTTGGAATTGATGGATCGCTTCATGACTCAGCAGGCCGGCGGTTTGGTCTTGGTGGCTGGGCCGGTCTTCCATCCCAAAATTTCAGGCGATCGATCGGACCCGCGTTCCAACCAAATCAGTGCCTTCTTCCCCGTGAACTTGGCAACCCGCGGCCCGTTGCTTGGTGGCGGTCGTCAAGGCGGTTCAGAAGCTTGGCCGTTGAAGTTCACGCCGGAGTCCTCGCAAGCGGAATTCCTGTGGGTGGCAGATTCGCCGGAAGAAAGCTTTGAGATCTGGAATGACTTTGGTGGCTTCTACGATTACGTCGGCGTCAAAAGTGCAAAGCCTGGTGCAAAGGTCTACGCGTACTTCTCGGATCCGACGACGGAGGTCAGCGGCAGTTTGCCGATCTTCATGGCCAGCCAATTTTATGGTGCCGGTCGAGTCTTCTTCCAAGGCAGCGGCGAAGTGTGGCGGTTGCGTGCCGCCGGTGATCGATACTTTGACAGCTACTACACCAAATTGATTCGTTGGGTCAGCGAAGGTCGGCTTCTGCGAGACAGCAATCGCGGCGTGTTGTTGGTCGATTCGGATCGAGCCATGGTGGGGCAGAATATCACGCTGCGAGCCGTCTTGGTTGACGATCAATTTCAACCGCTGACGGAACCTTCCGTGACCGCAAAGCTGTTGGCTCCCGACGGAAAGATCAAGGACCTCAAGTTGACTCCCGCGGCGGATTCGCCTCGCGGCGGCACGTACACCGGCAACTTCGTCGCGACCAAAAGCGGTGGCTATGAGATTCAGCTGGCCGTGGGCGATGCGCTCGACGAGCAGTTGCTTCGCCAGAGCGTGCAGGTGCGATTGCCAACCAGCGAACTGGAACGCCCCCGCCGTGCCGATGATGAATTGTTGAACTTGGCGTCGGCGACACGTGGCGAGTACGTTCCGGTGGACGAGGCGACATCGATGAGCGATGTCAAAGCGACATTGTCCGAGGCCATTGTGCCTCAATCGCAAGTCACGTTGTTGGCTGGCACGCCCGATTCCGCATTCACTTTGCGTCGCAACGCGGTGTTGATGTGGTTGATCGCATCTGTGTTGACCTTTGAATGGGTGACACGTCGTCTGCATCGCTTGGCTTAG
- a CDS encoding BatA domain-containing protein has translation MFLYPALSIGFAFVAVPLLVHLINLLRHRRTKWAAMDFLLASYRKQRRWIVLRQLLLLLSRLAVAALLIALLAGLVGGRQWIGALGGQTTHHVIVLDDSYSMQQIVSRRGTADDVADAEANGVVGNTAYDRALASVAGLVKRLAADGDSHTLTVMRASRAAMVASGENASADVAADLSAQTISPDGRQVERLMATRASSLRTDLVSAIDLASDLIAATTADSQTLYVVSDFTQRDWAAPRRMAEALESVDQAGAKIQMIDCVPNQASNVTRNLAITDLTPSPDVWVAGVPVVINVTVKNYSPREVNNVALSASVITYGDQVTTADPTLTVSGEVQNLPVILIDSIPGGQQLTKSFQIFVNKVGTHVVQVDLPADALQIDNSRVCTIPLADAQRVLVIDGGDSDAIGAYHVSSVLDPGSQVRIGAIPEVQPVTMLRDVTVEQLSRYRAVYLIDVPELSKRAVDSLKQYVQNGGGLAWFLGDDVNADNYNTMVGGKAGGLLPFDIAPTVRLGDETEESPRLVLGKNAELLGPIASAGNGIFGLVSIRRQWVPARSAAEELREELAGNEPVRDPVDVSEEVQANVRTLLARADETPVATLHGFGRGRVVTVTTGLDGNWNNWPGDPTFVVFLLQTNAMLFSGAAPPTSRMVDSVAEIDVPSDSYLPTVVLLPPADEPPRLEIELEAAANESSIQVSPRELIVADQAGLDELLVPGTIEWQRTGTDGQTSVLPVASVLNVGESDLTRVTSAEVIRDLLPLEVEFLSPGDWGDTGVGGGMSTFLLVLLALLMLMLAIEQALAAWASYHVRPTGDGASGSRQRRGVRSSPVSEMPRPAPRGRSRKRTVGASSHGDDDSGGTASSANPSTAGASR, from the coding sequence TTGTTCCTCTATCCCGCCCTGTCGATTGGTTTCGCGTTTGTCGCGGTGCCGCTCTTGGTTCACCTGATCAACTTGCTTCGGCATCGCCGGACCAAGTGGGCGGCGATGGATTTCTTGCTGGCCAGTTACCGCAAGCAACGCCGTTGGATTGTTCTGCGGCAGTTGTTGCTGTTGCTTTCGCGGTTGGCGGTGGCGGCATTGTTGATCGCGTTGCTGGCCGGGTTGGTGGGCGGACGCCAATGGATCGGGGCGCTCGGTGGTCAGACGACGCACCATGTGATCGTGTTGGATGACAGCTATTCAATGCAGCAAATCGTTTCACGCCGAGGGACGGCGGATGACGTTGCGGACGCGGAGGCAAACGGGGTGGTGGGCAACACCGCCTATGATCGGGCGTTGGCTTCGGTGGCCGGATTGGTGAAGCGTTTGGCAGCGGATGGCGACAGCCACACGTTGACGGTGATGCGAGCCAGTCGCGCCGCGATGGTTGCCTCCGGTGAAAACGCCTCGGCGGACGTCGCCGCGGATTTGTCCGCTCAAACGATTTCCCCGGATGGGCGTCAAGTCGAACGGTTGATGGCGACCCGAGCCTCGTCGCTGCGGACCGATTTGGTATCGGCGATCGACTTGGCATCGGACCTGATCGCTGCCACCACCGCGGACTCTCAAACCTTGTATGTCGTCAGCGACTTCACCCAGCGCGATTGGGCGGCACCCCGACGGATGGCAGAGGCATTGGAATCGGTCGACCAAGCTGGCGCGAAGATTCAGATGATCGATTGCGTGCCCAATCAAGCCAGCAATGTCACTCGCAATCTCGCCATCACCGATCTGACTCCCTCGCCCGATGTTTGGGTCGCAGGCGTTCCGGTCGTGATCAATGTCACGGTCAAAAACTACTCGCCACGCGAGGTGAACAACGTGGCTCTGTCCGCTAGCGTGATCACGTATGGCGACCAGGTCACAACCGCGGACCCGACGCTCACGGTCAGCGGCGAAGTCCAAAATCTGCCAGTGATTTTGATTGACTCAATTCCCGGCGGGCAGCAACTGACGAAGTCGTTTCAGATCTTTGTCAACAAGGTGGGCACACACGTCGTTCAAGTTGATCTGCCAGCCGATGCGCTGCAGATCGACAACTCCCGCGTTTGCACGATCCCGCTGGCCGATGCCCAGCGTGTGTTGGTGATCGACGGTGGCGATTCGGATGCGATCGGGGCCTATCATGTGTCCTCGGTGCTGGATCCGGGCAGTCAAGTTCGGATCGGTGCGATCCCCGAAGTGCAGCCGGTCACGATGCTGAGAGATGTGACCGTCGAACAACTCTCACGCTACCGGGCGGTCTACTTGATCGATGTGCCTGAGCTTTCCAAACGGGCAGTCGATTCGTTGAAGCAATACGTGCAAAACGGAGGCGGCTTGGCTTGGTTCCTGGGCGATGATGTCAACGCGGACAATTACAACACGATGGTGGGGGGCAAAGCCGGTGGGCTGTTGCCGTTTGATATCGCCCCGACGGTTAGGTTGGGCGATGAAACGGAGGAGTCGCCCAGATTGGTGCTCGGCAAGAACGCCGAATTGCTGGGCCCGATCGCTTCGGCTGGGAACGGGATCTTTGGGTTGGTCAGCATTCGCCGGCAATGGGTTCCCGCACGATCGGCCGCTGAGGAATTGAGGGAAGAGCTGGCTGGAAACGAGCCGGTCCGCGATCCCGTGGATGTCAGTGAGGAAGTTCAAGCGAATGTTCGAACGTTGCTGGCTCGTGCTGATGAAACTCCGGTGGCAACGCTGCATGGGTTCGGGCGAGGTCGGGTGGTGACCGTGACGACCGGACTGGATGGGAATTGGAACAACTGGCCGGGAGATCCGACGTTTGTTGTCTTCTTGCTGCAGACCAATGCGATGTTGTTCAGCGGGGCCGCTCCTCCGACCAGTCGCATGGTGGACTCGGTGGCTGAGATTGATGTGCCCAGCGACAGCTATCTGCCGACGGTCGTGTTGCTTCCGCCTGCGGACGAACCTCCCCGATTGGAAATTGAATTGGAAGCGGCTGCGAACGAATCATCGATCCAGGTCTCGCCGCGCGAATTGATCGTGGCTGACCAAGCGGGCCTGGATGAGTTGTTGGTTCCTGGAACGATTGAATGGCAACGCACGGGAACGGATGGTCAAACCAGCGTGTTGCCCGTTGCGTCCGTGCTGAATGTCGGCGAGTCTGATTTGACTCGTGTGACCAGTGCCGAAGTGATCCGAGACTTGCTGCCTTTGGAGGTGGAGTTTCTTTCGCCGGGTGATTGGGGCGACACGGGTGTTGGCGGCGGGATGTCGACGTTTTTGCTGGTGCTGTTGGCCCTGTTGATGTTGATGCTGGCGATCGAGCAAGCTCTCGCGGCGTGGGCTTCGTACCACGTTCGTCCAACCGGTGACGGAGCAAGCGGGAGCCGTCAACGTCGTGGCGTGAGAAGCAGTCCTGTGTCGGAGATGCCGCGTCCGGCACCCCGCGGTCGATCGCGGAAACGGACCGTTGGTGCTTCCAGTCATGGGGACGATGATTCCGGTGGAACAGCGTCCAGTGCGAATCCATCCACGGCGGGAGCATCACGATGA
- a CDS encoding DUF58 domain-containing protein, protein MRPEVTARIRRLELTARRVVEGFLSGMHRSPYFGQSIEFLQHRQYVPGDELRHIDWKVYARQDRLHIKQYEEETNLRLQLLVDCSGSMSYGEGDENKFQYAASLAASLAYLALRQKDACGLYTFDTQLRDSVPAKSSQHQLNRMLTCLASADHEGETKLDQVAKQLAAAIPRAGVVCVISDLLGVEELQEGLRVLRARGHDVALIHVLHDDEMDFDFTGATRFEGLEVESALNCNPAALREGYLEALDGFLEKTRRACGRLKIDYLQVRTSEPLDAVLARFLSARQALPKLRN, encoded by the coding sequence TTGCGTCCTGAGGTCACCGCTCGCATTCGCCGGTTGGAATTGACCGCCCGGCGAGTGGTGGAGGGGTTTCTATCAGGGATGCACCGAAGTCCATACTTCGGCCAATCGATCGAGTTTCTGCAGCACCGCCAGTATGTACCCGGCGATGAGTTGCGGCATATCGATTGGAAGGTGTACGCGCGTCAGGATCGCTTGCACATCAAGCAATACGAAGAGGAAACCAACCTGCGGTTGCAGTTGTTGGTCGACTGCAGCGGCAGCATGTCGTACGGCGAAGGTGACGAAAATAAATTTCAGTACGCGGCCTCTTTGGCGGCGTCGTTGGCCTACCTGGCGCTTCGCCAGAAAGACGCCTGCGGGCTGTACACGTTTGACACCCAGCTTCGTGACAGCGTTCCAGCGAAATCGAGTCAGCATCAGCTCAACCGGATGTTGACGTGCCTGGCGTCCGCTGATCACGAAGGCGAAACCAAACTCGATCAGGTCGCCAAGCAGCTTGCCGCCGCGATTCCCCGAGCCGGTGTGGTCTGTGTGATCTCCGATTTACTCGGGGTGGAAGAACTGCAGGAAGGACTTCGCGTTCTGAGGGCCCGCGGGCACGATGTCGCCTTGATCCATGTTTTGCACGACGATGAGATGGACTTCGACTTCACGGGGGCGACCCGCTTCGAAGGCTTGGAGGTTGAGTCAGCATTGAATTGCAATCCCGCTGCTCTTCGGGAGGGTTATCTGGAGGCACTCGATGGCTTCCTCGAAAAGACACGGCGAGCTTGTGGCCGGCTGAAAATCGATTACTTGCAAGTCCGAACCAGTGAACCGCTCGATGCCGTGCTCGCGCGTTTTCTTTCGGCTCGGCAAGCTCTCCCGAAACTTCGCAATTAG
- a CDS encoding AAA family ATPase produces MNAPESNSAAIGEADINLLHDARRRVLDELGKIIVGQEEVIDEILICLFSRGHVLLEGVPGLAKTLMISTLAKTLDLSFSRIQFTPDLMPADVTGTEIMEEDRATGHRELRFMPGPLFANVVLADEINRTPPKTQASLLEAMQERQVTAGRERHQLDDPFFVLATQNPIEQEGTYPLPEAQQDRFMFKIYVDYPSFDEEFEVARRTTGTAVAEALPVLRGEEILRLQQLVRQVPVSDHIVRYALSLVRQTRVGGEGVPEFVEDLVGWGAGPRAVQFLILGGKARALLQGRHHVQVEDIQALAPPVLRHRMVVNFAAESEGITSDEVVARIIDATPTTEDELSRDARFQKIFAS; encoded by the coding sequence ATGAATGCACCTGAATCAAATTCCGCTGCCATCGGTGAAGCGGACATCAACTTGCTTCATGACGCTCGTCGACGAGTGTTGGATGAGTTGGGAAAGATCATTGTCGGCCAAGAGGAAGTCATTGATGAAATCCTGATCTGCTTGTTCAGCCGGGGGCACGTGTTGTTGGAAGGCGTGCCTGGATTGGCCAAGACGCTGATGATCAGCACGCTCGCCAAAACCTTGGATTTGTCATTCAGTCGCATTCAGTTCACTCCGGACCTGATGCCTGCTGACGTGACGGGCACCGAGATCATGGAAGAGGATCGTGCGACCGGGCATCGCGAATTGCGATTCATGCCGGGGCCGTTGTTCGCCAATGTGGTGCTGGCCGACGAAATCAACCGGACGCCACCCAAGACGCAAGCTTCGTTGCTGGAAGCGATGCAGGAACGCCAAGTCACGGCGGGCCGCGAACGGCACCAGCTCGACGACCCCTTTTTTGTGTTGGCGACGCAGAACCCAATTGAGCAAGAAGGCACGTACCCATTGCCAGAAGCTCAGCAAGACCGGTTCATGTTCAAAATCTATGTCGACTACCCATCGTTTGATGAAGAGTTTGAAGTGGCCAGGCGGACCACGGGAACCGCGGTGGCGGAGGCCTTGCCGGTGCTTCGCGGCGAAGAAATTTTGCGACTGCAACAATTGGTTCGCCAGGTCCCTGTCAGTGACCACATTGTGCGTTACGCGTTGTCGTTGGTTCGGCAAACTCGCGTTGGCGGTGAAGGTGTGCCTGAGTTCGTGGAGGACTTGGTGGGTTGGGGAGCTGGTCCGCGTGCGGTTCAGTTCTTGATCCTGGGCGGCAAGGCTCGCGCGTTGTTGCAAGGACGCCATCACGTCCAAGTCGAGGACATCCAAGCTCTCGCACCGCCCGTTTTGCGTCACCGGATGGTGGTGAACTTTGCTGCCGAAAGTGAAGGCATCACCAGCGACGAAGTGGTCGCCCGAATCATTGACGCCACCCCGACGACCGAGGACGAATTGTCTCGCGATGCCCGATTCCAAAAGATATTTGCGTCCTGA